The Rhodopirellula halodulae sequence GCAAAACGGCGGGCAGCCCGGGTATCCACCTCAGGGTGGCTATTATCCCAACGGTGCCGCGGCCAATCCCAACGCATGGCCTCCGCAGGGTGGCACACCTGTCCAAGGTGCGGGTTACTCCACGCCCCGCCAAAACCCGCCGAACTACAACACGGCCCCCAATTACAATCCGGCGCCCAACTACAACGGTTACCCACCAAACCAACCGGCCCCCGGGTATCCAACCCCAAACTACGGTGGCAACGCGCCGACCGATGGACAAAACCGATGGGACTCGGCTACCGCACCTTGGAACCAGCAATATCGCTAACAGCACCGATTCCGGTCGGAAGTCTCCCCCGAAGTGGCCCCGCAAACACAACCATGTGATTGCTGAATTCGGCTGCTGAGGACAGAAATTTTCTCCCCTCGAGAGTCTGTGAACCATTACCTTTAAAATGGTTCACTTCTCTTCTCAACGACTTCTCGGGGATTCGCGATGTTGGTTCACCATCCGTCGCCCGTCTGCCGCCTCGCGGTTTTCGTGGTTTGCTTGATGCTCACCGTGGTGCCCACCGCCGCGCAAGACAGCCTTGATGCTTCCATCATTGACGATGGAACTCAACCAGCAATTGCTGATCCGGGTGCAGCGGGTGGTCAATCGCTCGCGGATTTCAGTCAACTGATGCAACTGATCCAAACCACGGTGGAACCCGAGTCATGGGAAGCCTTGGGCGGCGTGGGAACGATGGCTCCTTACCCCGCCGGGATCGTTGTCTCGCCCGCTGGCTTGCTGAGCGAACACGAACCAGCAACCGACAACGACTCAAAAGACGTGGACTGGCAACAACAAGCCAACTCATTGCTGCTGGATGCCACCCGATCTCGTCCGGATTCAATCCGCTGGAGTGCAGATGACTGGAAGTCGCCTTGCAAGATTCGATGCATTTCGGTCCGACGTTGGATGCAAGCACTTGCTGCCGCCCCGCGGCCAACAACGCCCGACGCGCCAAACAACACGAACATCGATGCACTGACGATGGCCGGCGGCCTGTCCAAGATCTCCTTGGTGCTGATCACCGAAGACGACATTCTCTTGGCTGGAACGGTCGGGGGCTTTGAGAAAGTCGACGGTTGGTGGATTGATCGCAAGAGCGGTTTGCCGCCGGTGAACTTGACGGCTTTGGCGGTTGGGTTGTCCGCTGCTCGCAATCAACAACCGTTTGGTTGCACGATCGATCCCACCACGGAAGGACTGCAACGTGCAGCGGCGGTTGGACAACAAATTGTGTCCGGTGCCATCGCAACAGGCACCGCGGCGGAATCGCTGGCGGAGGCGCTGGGTCGTCAAGACATCCGAGTGTTTGGAACACACGCGAATCATGAGGTTGCTTGGCTGCTGATCGAAGCGGACCGCCACATGAAGCGATTGGCTCTCGGTGAAACGGACATGCCCGACGGCGTGAAGAACTACTTGGAAATCGTTCGATCCACCGCCGCCAACTCGCCGCCTTCGGACCTATTGCTTCGATTGTGGTTCACGGGCCAACCGCTGCACGTCCGTCACGAGAAAGTGAACTCCGATCACGTGTGGCAATTGGCGGGAACGCCTTTGCGACTGAGCGGAGAAAACGAATTGGCGTTGCTGAGCGGCCAACGCGGCAATCGTGTGCTTGATCCATCCACCGAAGCGTTCGTGAATCACTTCAACCAACAGTGGCAGACCATTCGAACGAAGTACCCGCTCTACGGTGCATTGGAATCTGTCTATCAAGCCACCGCGGTCGCACAGTTATGGTTCCTACATGCGAGCGACACCGCGGCACCAAGCGACCACGAAACTCTTCAACGAGCCCTGCTGCATTTTGCATCAAAACGATCGACACAGTTGGCAACGCCAACGGAAGTGGAATCCATCGCCGTCATGCATCGCTATCGTCAACGCAATAAAATGCATCAATTGGTCATGGCCAGCGGTGGCGTGAGCATTCAACCTGCGGACTTGCTGCCGACGCAAATGCAACCCCATGCCAGCTTGCGAGAGTATCGAACCCTCGCCGAGTCGCGTCCGGACGATCGTTGGTGGTGGAATGCCTTCGACAACTGATCGTGAGTGAAATTCACTTGTCGAATCAGTGAATTTGCGACTCTCGCTAGAACACTTCGCGATAGAGTGACCGGGTGGAGTCCTCATCGAGTTCGATCGGATTGAATGTGCCGGTCCACTGCTGAAGGGCATCGTCAACGAACTGACCGATGTCGGACGTGGGAATGGAAAGCTCGTCCAAGCTGGTCGCCAGGTCCGCTTCGCGCATCCAAGCCTGAATCAATTCGGCCAAACGGTCCGGTGCCGCGTCCACACTGACGTTGGGTTCGACTTCACGAAGCAACTCAGCGTACCAATCGGCATGACTTGTCCCATTGAATCGAACCACGGCCGGCAGCATCAATCCAACCGCTTGACCATGAACCACATCATGCCGCGCGGTCAGCGGATTCGCGGTGGCATGAGCGGCACCCAACATCGATGTTTCGATGGCCATGCCGGCGAGGCATGCTCCCAATTGCATGTCGGCACGAGCTTCCAAATCATCGGGCGTCTGCAGAACACGAACGAAAGACTGGCCGAGCAATCCAAACGCCCGACGACTGTAGGTGATCGACATCGCGTTGCGTTTGCGACTGACGTAGGTCTCGACCGCATGCGAGATCGCATCGATTCCGGTCAATGCGGTGACCCCGCGAGGCTGCGTTAGCGTCAACACAGGATCCAAGACCGCGATTCGGCATGCGGCTTTGGGATCACCACACGCCATCTTCACATGCGTTTCGGCATCGCTGATCAAAGCAAAACTCTGGGCTTCGCTTCCTGTCCCGGCTGTCGTCGGAACGGCGATCATCGGCAACATGTCCGCGGTGGCTTTTCCGACGCCATGGTAGTCATGGATCCGGCCACCGCAGCTGTAGACGAAGTTGATTCCTTTGGCGCAATCCATGCTGCTTCCACCGCCCAACCCGATCAGCAAATCCGGCTGGAATTCCGCGGCAACTTGAACGCCCGCATCGACCATGGCTGAAGTGGGGTTCTCCGCGAACTCATGAAAGGCCTGAACCTCCCAATCGCCTTCGCGAAGTGAGCGAGTCAAACGCTCGAAATGGCCCGCCGCCACGATGCCAGGATCGCACACCACCAACACGCGAGGTCGACCGAGGCTGAGTGCCCCTCCGATCGAACGAGCCAGCTCGCTGATTTGATCGGAAACGTTCGGTCCAAACACGATGCGAGTTCGTGGATGAAGATCAAACGATTGCATACGGAGACTTCCTCGATGCGGGGCGGGAAAAGGGTGGCGGGACGTAATAGTTGAGCGAATTCAACGCTCACGCCAAACCCCACTGGCGTCGCAGGGCCCATTCAACGGACAAAGCCCCGGCAAACAACAGAAAAATGAGCCATCCGCTGAGTGGACCGTCACCCAAGCGAAATTTTTCGATGACGGTCCGCACGGATTCGGTGCGTCGTGAACGAATCGTCTCCACCAATGCGTCCACATCCTCGGGCTGGTAAACACGGCCGCCCACGCCGGAAGTCGCATCGGCCAACTGCCGCAGCAACGAATGATCGGTCTGCGACGTGGTCAACTCTCGCGTGTCGTCCAAAACCTGAAACGCAACTTCCGCCGGCTCCAGCGATTCGGCATTCGCCCCCTCGGAACGAACTCTCAGTCGATGAAATCCCGGTGGAAGCTCAGGCAACTTACCCGACCAAATCCGCTCCGCCTGACGCCCACTGTTTTCTGCGCCGCCGATGGGCACGGGGATCGTTTTTCCAGACTCCAAGATCACCTCCGCCGCTAACTGCCGGTTGGATCCGTTCGACTCAGCATCACTTCGATCGGTCGCCGTGAACGATGGTTGTTCCGTTCCCACGAACCTTCGCGGTGATAGCTGCAACTGAAGCGATAAAGAAGCATCCTCCTCCCGCGCCAGCGACCACAAAATCAACTGCCGCCAAAACCGTCGATGAAAGTCACCCAACCCGGCACGACGCCATGTCCAAGTCGAATCGAACGCCAAAGCAGCCACACGGCCTCGACCGTATTCGCCGATCACCATCAACGGTTTTTGCCGCGGCGACTGCAACAGGACCTGCACGCCAGGAGCCACTCTCACCGATGGCCACGGATTCACCCCGGGCATTGCCGGCAAGTCTTCCCAACGAACCAAGCGGTCTCGTTGCATGACTTGGATCGAAGTGATCGGATGCGATGTCGCGGGTTGCATTGTCACCGGAGATCGCATGGCATCCGGAACCGTTGCTTCGACTGGATCCAGCGGACCGGGCGGTTGCCGCAAACGATCGTCCAGTTGGACCGGTAAAACATTCGCCAATGGCGTATTCGCGTAACCGCCGCGACTGTAAGTGTGTTCGCCACCCAGCATGATCAAAGCCGTGCCTTGGCCAACCGCTTCAGACAACTGCTGCAACTGCTCGTCACCGAGAGCCGCCGAATGCAAGTCGCCCAAAATGATCACGTCGTAGCGTCCCGGCGAAAAATCATCCACCAAATCGATCGGCCATGAATTCACGGTGTCGCGAGGGATCCACCGGTAGGTCAATTCAAGATCCAAGAACTGTCCGAGAGCCCAACGCAAATCCTTCTGCTCCAAACGCGGTGTTCCCTCCAAATACAACACCCGGCCGCCACCTTCACGAACATCAACAAAGGCGACCTGCGAATTGTTGTCCGTGATCGTTTCTCCCGTCCGAGTCTCCATTTCCGCAATCAAACGGTACTGCCCAGGCTTGGGTGCAACGATTGGTATCTCAAGCGAGGTCACTTGATCCATCTTGTCAGGTGTGATCGTTCGGTTCGCGGCCGTCGCCGTTTGACCGTTCTCATCCAGCCAACGCAGAGACACCTTCACCGGTGATTGCACGACACCTCGCGAGCGAACTTGGAACGCGACCAAAGACTCATTGCCGGTGAACATCCGCAACGTTTCCGGCAACGACTCCACCGACAGATCAATTCGCCGTGAAGCCTCATCCGGTGGCCCCAATGGCACCGTCCAAACCGGTACTCCCATCGCTCCAAGCAGTCTCGCCTCACGCTGCGGATCCGCAGGAACGTCGGCCGACGCCTCGCGACTGTTTGCGATCTGTGTGCCGTCGCTGAACAGGACCACGCCCGCCAGCGGGCTGGTCCTGCCGCGGTCCATCGCCAAGGTCAGGGGCGCAGCCAAATCGGTCGCTCTGCCGGTGTGTTCTTGTTCCCCAATGCGATCGGCGATTGTCGCCAGTTGCTCGGTGCCACTCTCGTGAATCGATTGGGCTGCTTCGTCAAAGCCCATCACTACCACTTGCAACGCTTGATCCGAACCCGACAAACCTGAAATCAGTTTCTGCGCCGATTGTTTTTGTTGCTGCCAACGATTCATGGCCTCGCCCGACGACAATTCCATGCTGGCCGAGGTATCCAATGCAATCGCCAACGTGGCCGCAGCCGGGCGATTGTCAGACTGAACCAGCGACGGACGTAGCAACACGAGCACCAAAGCAATCGATGCCAAACCACGCAGCGTCAACAAAATTTGACGTCGCCGTCCGCTCACCCCCGGCGGCAAGATGACAAACATCATTGCAACGATGATCGCCACCAGCGTCAACGCGATCGGCAGCGAACCGTAAATGGGATCCAGCCCCCAACTCATATGGCTTCTCCCGCTCGGCGATAGAAGCGGTTGCTCAGCAGTTGTTCTCCTAAGAAAACGATCACCGCCAACAACATCATCGGGCCATGCAACGAGACCGGTGGCGAACCACCCAGCCGGCCCTGAATTGACAATTCGTTGCCCGATGAAGATGGCGTCCATTGCTGACTGCCGAACCGCCGATCCATGTCGGCCGGCTGTGCACGTTCATCGACGGACCAGACTGGATCCAGATTGGTTGAAAAGCCTCCCCAGTAATTCGGGCCACGTAAGAATGTGGTTCCGAGACGGCCATTTCCTACAAATACTCCATGTTGTTCACCAAGACTCACTTCCGCAACGTCAGTGGTCTCGCCCGCCCCCACAGTTGTCGACACCGGCGGAAACACCAAAACCCGCGAAGCCTCCGCTTCCTGCGACACAGGCTCTTTTCCCGCAATGATCGCGGGGTCTTGATCCGGAACGACCACGGCGGCTCCCACTAACGCATTCAGCGACGAATCGGTGACTCCCGTGGCCCAGTGAACCATGCTTCGCCAAGTCACGAAGGCAGGCCAAGGATCCGATCCGCTGAACAACTCGTTCCACGATCGTGACGCCGCGGCCAACGCCGGCAGAGGCGTGGTCATGATCAGCAAACGCCCATCCGACTGGTCATTGGAAGTCTTGATTGTCCGAGTCAGCATCGCCGGATGTTCGGTTCCCGCAAACTGCATCGGAATTTGCCAACCCGAGTTGGATTTGGGCCGGCACTGCCAATACCGATGAATACGAAACGCGTTCCAGGCGGGCTCATCATCCAATTGTTCCAACGCTCGCAACGCCGGGTGAGAGGATTGCTGCACATCCAAGAACGTGCCAGGTTCAGGCACTCGCCAAGACCGCACGATATCAGGCAGCCGCGTGGCGTTTTCGTCGGCCGCGTCTATCCGGTCTTTCGGACGTGGGACCCCCACCACTTCCATTGATGGCCCCAGCAACACCAAGGCACCACCGCCGCGCTCGGCCAATTCAACCACCTGCTGCCATGCGTTCTGGCTCAGGTTCTCGTGTGAAAGCACCCTTTGCGACTCACCATC is a genomic window containing:
- a CDS encoding glutamine amidotransferase, whose protein sequence is MSWGLDPIYGSLPIALTLVAIIVAMMFVILPPGVSGRRRQILLTLRGLASIALVLVLLRPSLVQSDNRPAAATLAIALDTSASMELSSGEAMNRWQQQKQSAQKLISGLSGSDQALQVVVMGFDEAAQSIHESGTEQLATIADRIGEQEHTGRATDLAAPLTLAMDRGRTSPLAGVVLFSDGTQIANSREASADVPADPQREARLLGAMGVPVWTVPLGPPDEASRRIDLSVESLPETLRMFTGNESLVAFQVRSRGVVQSPVKVSLRWLDENGQTATAANRTITPDKMDQVTSLEIPIVAPKPGQYRLIAEMETRTGETITDNNSQVAFVDVREGGGRVLYLEGTPRLEQKDLRWALGQFLDLELTYRWIPRDTVNSWPIDLVDDFSPGRYDVIILGDLHSAALGDEQLQQLSEAVGQGTALIMLGGEHTYSRGGYANTPLANVLPVQLDDRLRQPPGPLDPVEATVPDAMRSPVTMQPATSHPITSIQVMQRDRLVRWEDLPAMPGVNPWPSVRVAPGVQVLLQSPRQKPLMVIGEYGRGRVAALAFDSTWTWRRAGLGDFHRRFWRQLILWSLAREEDASLSLQLQLSPRRFVGTEQPSFTATDRSDAESNGSNRQLAAEVILESGKTIPVPIGGAENSGRQAERIWSGKLPELPPGFHRLRVRSEGANAESLEPAEVAFQVLDDTRELTTSQTDHSLLRQLADATSGVGGRVYQPEDVDALVETIRSRRTESVRTVIEKFRLGDGPLSGWLIFLLFAGALSVEWALRRQWGLA
- a CDS encoding iron-containing alcohol dehydrogenase, which produces MQSFDLHPRTRIVFGPNVSDQISELARSIGGALSLGRPRVLVVCDPGIVAAGHFERLTRSLREGDWEVQAFHEFAENPTSAMVDAGVQVAAEFQPDLLIGLGGGSSMDCAKGINFVYSCGGRIHDYHGVGKATADMLPMIAVPTTAGTGSEAQSFALISDAETHVKMACGDPKAACRIAVLDPVLTLTQPRGVTALTGIDAISHAVETYVSRKRNAMSITYSRRAFGLLGQSFVRVLQTPDDLEARADMQLGACLAGMAIETSMLGAAHATANPLTARHDVVHGQAVGLMLPAVVRFNGTSHADWYAELLREVEPNVSVDAAPDRLAELIQAWMREADLATSLDELSIPTSDIGQFVDDALQQWTGTFNPIELDEDSTRSLYREVF
- a CDS encoding DUF1598 domain-containing protein, producing MLVHHPSPVCRLAVFVVCLMLTVVPTAAQDSLDASIIDDGTQPAIADPGAAGGQSLADFSQLMQLIQTTVEPESWEALGGVGTMAPYPAGIVVSPAGLLSEHEPATDNDSKDVDWQQQANSLLLDATRSRPDSIRWSADDWKSPCKIRCISVRRWMQALAAAPRPTTPDAPNNTNIDALTMAGGLSKISLVLITEDDILLAGTVGGFEKVDGWWIDRKSGLPPVNLTALAVGLSAARNQQPFGCTIDPTTEGLQRAAAVGQQIVSGAIATGTAAESLAEALGRQDIRVFGTHANHEVAWLLIEADRHMKRLALGETDMPDGVKNYLEIVRSTAANSPPSDLLLRLWFTGQPLHVRHEKVNSDHVWQLAGTPLRLSGENELALLSGQRGNRVLDPSTEAFVNHFNQQWQTIRTKYPLYGALESVYQATAVAQLWFLHASDTAAPSDHETLQRALLHFASKRSTQLATPTEVESIAVMHRYRQRNKMHQLVMASGGVSIQPADLLPTQMQPHASLREYRTLAESRPDDRWWWNAFDN